In the genome of Polaribacter sp. MED152, one region contains:
- a CDS encoding YiiX/YebB-like N1pC/P60 family cysteine hydrolase codes for MHCTNNKQFQLNEGDLLFQNTGTDEIDNAIKDVTATAIAKNYSHVGIAMQENNQWFVVEAIPKKGVRKTPLNEFLARNKNKDNRSQTTVARLTNYYAPYISRAIQYGLERVNTPYDEIFLWDDNSYYCSELVYKMFSSQNLPKDSVPFLTHPMTFNDKSGKPMSSWVKYYKERNHVIPEGIEGTNPNLMASSPHLTFVHDYEKE; via the coding sequence ATGCATTGTACAAATAACAAGCAATTTCAATTAAATGAAGGAGATTTACTTTTTCAAAATACTGGTACAGACGAAATAGATAATGCCATTAAAGATGTTACAGCTACTGCAATTGCTAAAAACTATTCTCATGTTGGCATTGCAATGCAAGAAAACAACCAATGGTTTGTGGTAGAAGCCATACCTAAAAAAGGCGTTCGTAAAACTCCATTGAATGAATTTTTAGCAAGGAATAAAAATAAAGACAATAGATCTCAAACCACAGTAGCTAGATTAACCAATTACTATGCACCTTATATTTCTAGAGCAATTCAGTATGGTTTAGAAAGGGTAAACACACCTTATGATGAAATTTTTCTTTGGGATGATAATTCTTACTACTGCTCTGAATTGGTGTATAAAATGTTCTCATCACAAAACCTCCCTAAAGATTCAGTTCCATTTCTTACACACCCAATGACCTTTAATGATAAATCTGGCAAACCTATGTCTAGTTGGGTTAAATACTATAAAGAACGTAACCATGTAATTCCTGAAGGAATTGAGGGTACAAACCCCAACTTAATGGCCAGTAGTCCTCACCTAACGTTTGTTCATGACTATGAAAAAGAATAG
- a CDS encoding serine hydrolase — translation MKKNRKTILFFILSCVYLASYAQQKYTYKQPIELNDGWKTNSIISQKTDTTLIHKAFTQLLNRENDIHSILVIKNNELIIEEYYKGFSINKPHDLRSVTKSIVSILLGIAIDKKIIDSVDDPISKYLKKPIPQKNIDSRKDEISIKHLITMSSGLDCNDWDKISKGQEDKVYKKRDWLQYTLDLPIINDPGTTATYCTMGVILTAELISQASGLTIDEFAKQYLFNPLKIDDFYWSHTSKKQVISSAKRVHLTSRDLAKIGQLVLNKGAWNGKQIVSKDWIEASTTPKTKITSLDYGYLWWNIPFKINNEVLHAKIATGNGGQYIMALPSLNIVAIFTGGAYNSQNDKLPFAILNDIIIPTFYQAKE, via the coding sequence ATGAAAAAGAATAGAAAAACAATACTATTTTTCATCCTAAGTTGTGTCTATTTAGCAAGTTACGCTCAACAAAAATATACATATAAACAGCCAATAGAACTGAATGATGGTTGGAAAACTAACAGCATCATTTCTCAAAAAACAGATACTACTTTAATACACAAAGCATTTACACAGTTATTAAATCGTGAAAATGATATTCATAGTATTTTAGTTATTAAAAACAATGAGCTAATTATCGAAGAATATTACAAAGGTTTTTCGATTAATAAACCTCATGATTTAAGGTCTGTTACTAAAAGTATTGTATCAATTTTACTAGGTATTGCCATTGACAAAAAAATTATTGATTCAGTTGATGATCCAATATCAAAGTACCTCAAAAAACCAATTCCTCAAAAAAATATTGACAGCAGAAAAGATGAAATTAGCATAAAACATTTAATAACGATGTCTAGTGGTTTAGATTGCAATGATTGGGACAAAATCTCTAAAGGACAAGAAGATAAAGTCTATAAAAAAAGAGATTGGCTACAATACACTTTAGATTTACCTATAATTAATGACCCAGGTACAACAGCAACCTACTGCACAATGGGTGTAATTTTAACAGCAGAATTAATTAGTCAGGCCTCTGGCTTAACCATTGATGAATTTGCAAAACAATATTTATTTAACCCGTTAAAAATTGATGATTTTTACTGGAGTCATACTTCTAAAAAGCAAGTTATTTCGTCAGCAAAAAGGGTTCATTTAACCTCTAGAGATTTAGCTAAAATTGGTCAATTGGTATTAAATAAAGGGGCTTGGAATGGCAAGCAAATCGTATCTAAAGATTGGATTGAAGCATCAACCACACCAAAAACCAAAATAACAAGTTTAGATTATGGTTATTTATGGTGGAACATTCCATTTAAAATTAATAACGAAGTTTTACATGCAAAAATAGCCACAGGAAATGGTGGTCAGTACATTATGGCTTTGCCCTCACTAAATATCGTTGCAATTTTTACTGGTGGAGCTTACAATTCTCAAAACGATAAATTACCATTTGCTATTTTGAATGATATCATTATACCTACTTTTTATCAAGCAAAAGAATAA
- a CDS encoding cupin domain-containing protein codes for MKEQEIIRKGEGNSYDYSQDHCFVKLASTETNGELCIVEDTLKPGFYLPRHHHKIMTEVFYFLVGEVKLIFDDETITCKPGDTITVPPNIWHAASCEKGGKMLTIFKNGQFDLYLEKLSKMTAKEFADAELMKAISAEFDIYEE; via the coding sequence ATGAAAGAACAAGAAATAATTAGAAAAGGTGAAGGAAACAGCTACGATTATTCTCAAGATCATTGTTTTGTTAAACTAGCTTCAACCGAAACAAATGGTGAGCTATGCATAGTTGAAGATACATTAAAACCAGGTTTTTACCTTCCTAGACATCATCATAAAATAATGACGGAAGTCTTTTACTTTTTAGTAGGTGAGGTAAAATTGATATTCGATGATGAGACAATAACATGTAAACCAGGAGATACTATTACTGTTCCTCCAAATATTTGGCATGCAGCAAGCTGCGAAAAAGGAGGTAAAATGTTAACTATTTTCAAAAATGGTCAATTTGATTTATATCTAGAAAAACTATCAAAAATGACAGCGAAAGAATTCGCAGATGCTGAATTAATGAAAGCTATTTCTGCAGAATTTGATATTTATGAAGAATAA
- a CDS encoding HNH endonuclease domain-containing protein, with the protein MNLPFDKNISVSKLVSIFRSTSATYKFYWFWAILEAIESGKKRITKREIFARMISLSWYTVNYFKVSFGKQDVIQSAVEQIKELESLSIDSSQEHILSTLLITKNKETVSLLNHFDNNVPHKFLSPWLGSGSKSEIYDKSNDKFESVPYRLEKEYIKISDKWLPYFKVHIALLKTYCYWNLTLFLQSRNPNVPDIPNKINRPIQRGSLSTHKTRFWDLVITEIGAVNCIYTNKTLKKGGYAVEHFIPYQFVAHDLMWNLIPADSSFNSKKSDKLPKFDDYFDSFYEIQKMGFEIVKTIRPKNKFLEHYLPLFPNQIFDKNKFEDHIKPMLSIAHNNGFQYLEI; encoded by the coding sequence ATGAACCTCCCTTTTGACAAAAACATCTCAGTATCTAAGCTAGTTTCTATCTTTAGAAGTACGAGTGCTACTTATAAGTTTTACTGGTTTTGGGCTATTCTTGAAGCTATAGAATCAGGTAAAAAAAGAATTACAAAAAGAGAAATATTTGCTAGAATGATTTCTTTGTCTTGGTATACAGTCAATTATTTTAAAGTTTCATTTGGTAAACAAGATGTAATACAAAGTGCTGTAGAGCAAATTAAAGAATTAGAAAGTTTAAGTATTGATTCTTCTCAGGAACATATACTTTCTACTTTATTAATTACTAAAAATAAAGAAACAGTATCACTACTAAATCATTTTGATAATAATGTACCCCATAAGTTTTTAAGTCCTTGGTTAGGCTCAGGTAGTAAGTCTGAAATTTATGATAAATCAAATGATAAATTTGAATCTGTTCCATATAGATTAGAAAAAGAATACATTAAAATTTCTGATAAATGGTTGCCTTATTTTAAGGTTCACATTGCACTCTTAAAAACTTATTGTTATTGGAATCTAACCCTTTTTCTACAATCAAGAAACCCAAATGTACCAGACATACCTAACAAAATCAATAGACCTATTCAAAGAGGTAGTTTGAGCACCCATAAAACAAGATTTTGGGATTTAGTAATCACTGAAATTGGAGCGGTTAATTGTATTTATACTAATAAAACTTTAAAAAAGGGAGGATATGCTGTAGAGCACTTTATACCCTATCAATTTGTTGCTCATGATTTAATGTGGAATTTAATTCCTGCTGATAGTAGTTTTAACTCAAAAAAAAGTGATAAGCTTCCTAAATTTGATGATTATTTTGATTCCTTTTATGAAATACAAAAAATGGGGTTTGAGATTGTAAAAACAATAAGACCAAAAAATAAATTTTTAGAACACTACCTTCCTTTATTTCCTAATCAAATATTTGACAAAAATAAATTTGAAGATCACATAAAACCTATGTTAAGTATAGCTCATAATAATGGGTTTCAATATTTAGAAATATGA
- a CDS encoding HIT family protein: MIDFNQIPKERIIFNNELFFIIKDKFPVSPGHLLIISKGIKKDFFELSLEEKEKLPKMIDKAKQLIKQEYNPDGYNIGMNCGDSAGQTVFHFHCHIIPRYKGDMDNPRGGVRGVIPSKRKY, translated from the coding sequence ATGATTGATTTTAACCAAATTCCTAAGGAGAGAATTATTTTTAATAATGAATTATTCTTTATTATTAAAGATAAATTCCCAGTTTCTCCAGGTCATCTTTTGATAATTTCTAAGGGAATCAAAAAGGATTTCTTTGAATTATCTTTAGAAGAAAAAGAGAAACTTCCTAAAATGATAGATAAAGCAAAACAGCTAATAAAACAAGAATATAATCCTGACGGCTATAATATTGGTATGAATTGTGGAGATTCTGCAGGGCAAACTGTATTTCATTTTCATTGCCATATTATTCCAAGGTATAAAGGTGATATGGATAATCCACGTGGAGGTGTAAGAGGTGTAATACCTTCAAAAAGGAAGTATTAG
- a CDS encoding AAA family ATPase produces the protein MSILIPYNRLSPEQKGVIRRISRERGNLFVEGPPGSGKTLISLYTLRDIVESTNVKPLLMMYNHSLYGYLSSALNELGISDNLTIVTKDKFFWDLAKQYDIRPLDYNAPYQEKYDFLLRELNKRTIHKEYGITIVDEVQDLIPEEWDLIRKMSSRVLTLGDFDQGLYKTKLTRASVKNYGIFEALSVIFRFHKNIAKLAKIFSRKKDDLVRKVNNDSQTQPKLIDVNVNEEFRKIIEILKEIKVYKKRIGIICPDNNRLQELSNYLQSNNIDHQHYISNRDLRTHDFTSTTPLLVSSFSSKGLEFEHVILFGFDNSSGIVSRLKAENKLSDVIYVSITRTNSYLYILRTNNTVKELKDLKIENEMKTSEISLDDIF, from the coding sequence ATGTCAATATTAATTCCATATAATCGATTGTCTCCCGAACAAAAAGGGGTAATTAGAAGAATTTCTCGAGAAAGAGGAAATTTATTTGTTGAAGGCCCTCCTGGATCAGGGAAAACTCTAATAAGTCTATATACATTAAGAGATATAGTCGAATCAACAAATGTTAAACCTCTTTTAATGATGTATAATCATAGTCTTTATGGTTATCTATCTTCCGCTTTAAATGAATTAGGAATTAGCGATAATTTAACAATAGTTACAAAAGATAAGTTTTTTTGGGATTTAGCAAAGCAATATGACATTAGACCTTTAGACTATAATGCACCATATCAAGAAAAATACGATTTTTTATTAAGGGAGCTTAATAAAAGAACTATACACAAAGAATACGGAATAACTATCGTAGATGAGGTGCAAGATTTGATTCCTGAAGAATGGGATTTAATCAGGAAAATGTCAAGTAGAGTTCTAACTCTTGGTGATTTTGACCAAGGATTGTACAAAACAAAACTAACTAGAGCAAGTGTTAAAAATTATGGAATTTTTGAGGCATTGTCGGTAATTTTTAGGTTTCATAAAAACATAGCAAAACTTGCTAAAATATTTTCTAGAAAAAAAGACGATTTAGTAAGAAAAGTAAATAACGATTCACAAACACAACCAAAACTTATAGATGTAAATGTAAATGAAGAATTTCGAAAAATAATTGAAATTTTAAAAGAGATAAAAGTTTACAAAAAAAGAATTGGTATAATTTGCCCAGATAATAATAGGTTGCAAGAACTTTCAAATTATTTGCAATCAAATAATATTGACCATCAACATTATATATCAAATAGAGATTTAAGAACCCACGATTTTACCTCTACAACCCCATTACTTGTATCAAGTTTTAGCTCAAAAGGTTTAGAGTTTGAACATGTAATTTTATTTGGTTTTGATAATTCAAGTGGAATTGTTTCTAGGTTAAAAGCAGAAAATAAATTAAGTGATGTAATTTATGTGAGTATAACAAGAACGAATTCATACCTTTATATTTTAAGAACCAACAATACAGTTAAAGAATTAAAAGATTTAAAAATAGAAAATGAAATGAAAACTTCAGAAATATCTTTAGATGACATTTTTTAA
- a CDS encoding Hsp70 family protein: MRDIVIYPISDSIEKNQNLTTEKKCFGIDLGTTTTLMCSVDSEYVNLKENLTVPIQFINVRQESPFEYNPTIENEKVASIVGVYKGKPFVGSNLHHLKGHPLFQYKSNMFYHWKLELGIDHHPMYPNAVSDKLNMPYKIAGGILNYIRKSRFNDSPLANTIITVPASFQANQRKDVLKAAKMAKIETANNMLIDEPNAAFLGYFNRLSNEEKIEWSKNIKNKNVLVVDFGGGTTDLSILNIDFKKDKGITISNRAISRYNDLGGQDIDTIIAEELLVEKLKSVFDDFDVIDSVDVKEIILPQLSLIGEQLKIGICNKLNLKITNQDISNVNIENINYTEVDCKIQYNNKDYHIGDMTITANEFKDLFAKLFTGKSYSFKHIDKTISTISSSISDIIEKAVLGLDEIDYVLFVGGSSFNPLLHSFCKEKLLNSVSLTSHEPDKLVAEGAAVYSYFLNVHNVSLISPITSETIGVVLKNKRFYPILERGESLPKKVSIPNFKLQSNLNQHVIIPVCINGVDFPIGEIRTTLGNFYNQDTIVKIEAEVTIDKVFKMKVFADDDLIGNVEFENPYGIGKLSEEELEVFNLKKEINTAKLSKDLKSEKYLLRRLIWKFSDVNNYRGVVETAEAYLKRFDDQDESVLNMLYIGNKNLGRLKAAKKALEKALLLNPNAPYLHYNKSLLIGENDKQEALNYLEGLNEHVKSDIEITCRIVKLKNDLGQDVNSEAKDLVHHYKNKPGDFTKFSKRHLLSSIFEIVEEPYAYVDPKVQKKISDQKNYLDTNNLPF; this comes from the coding sequence ATGAGAGATATTGTTATTTATCCTATAAGTGACTCAATAGAAAAGAATCAAAATTTAACTACTGAAAAGAAATGTTTTGGAATAGATTTAGGGACAACAACAACTTTAATGTGTTCTGTAGATTCTGAATATGTAAATTTAAAAGAGAATTTAACTGTTCCTATACAGTTCATTAATGTACGTCAAGAAAGTCCTTTTGAATACAATCCAACAATTGAAAACGAAAAAGTAGCTTCAATTGTAGGTGTTTATAAGGGTAAGCCGTTTGTAGGTAGTAATTTACATCATTTAAAGGGGCATCCTTTATTCCAATATAAAAGTAATATGTTTTATCATTGGAAATTAGAATTAGGAATTGATCATCATCCTATGTATCCTAACGCAGTGAGTGATAAATTAAATATGCCTTATAAAATAGCTGGGGGTATTTTAAATTACATTAGAAAGTCTCGTTTTAATGATTCTCCCTTAGCTAACACCATTATTACAGTACCAGCATCATTCCAAGCCAATCAAAGAAAAGATGTTTTAAAAGCTGCTAAAATGGCTAAAATTGAGACCGCTAATAATATGCTAATTGATGAGCCTAATGCCGCTTTTTTAGGATATTTTAACAGACTCTCAAATGAAGAAAAAATTGAATGGTCTAAAAATATTAAAAATAAAAATGTTTTAGTAGTTGATTTTGGTGGGGGTACAACAGATTTATCTATTTTAAATATTGATTTTAAAAAAGATAAAGGGATAACTATAAGCAACCGAGCTATTTCTAGATATAATGATTTAGGAGGTCAAGATATAGATACAATTATTGCAGAAGAGTTATTAGTTGAAAAACTTAAGAGTGTTTTTGATGATTTTGATGTTATCGATAGTGTTGATGTAAAAGAAATTATTTTACCTCAACTTTCACTAATAGGAGAACAGTTAAAAATTGGCATTTGTAATAAATTAAACTTAAAAATCACAAACCAAGATATTAGTAATGTAAATATAGAAAACATTAATTATACAGAAGTTGATTGTAAAATTCAATACAATAACAAAGACTACCACATAGGAGATATGACCATCACAGCAAATGAGTTTAAAGATTTATTTGCCAAATTATTTACAGGTAAAAGTTATTCCTTCAAACACATAGATAAAACAATTTCAACCATTAGTTCTTCAATTTCTGATATAATAGAAAAAGCAGTTCTAGGATTAGATGAAATAGATTATGTTCTTTTTGTTGGAGGAAGTAGTTTTAATCCGTTATTACATTCATTTTGTAAAGAAAAGCTCTTGAATTCAGTTTCGTTAACTTCTCATGAGCCAGATAAACTAGTAGCAGAGGGAGCTGCTGTTTATTCTTATTTTTTAAATGTTCATAATGTTTCATTAATAAGTCCTATCACTAGTGAAACAATTGGAGTAGTGTTAAAGAATAAAAGGTTTTACCCAATTTTAGAAAGAGGTGAGTCTTTACCAAAAAAAGTTTCTATTCCTAACTTCAAATTACAGAGTAACTTAAATCAACACGTAATTATACCAGTATGTATTAATGGCGTTGATTTTCCTATTGGCGAAATAAGGACAACATTGGGAAACTTTTATAATCAAGATACAATTGTTAAGATTGAAGCGGAAGTAACTATTGATAAGGTTTTTAAGATGAAAGTTTTTGCTGATGATGATTTAATCGGAAATGTAGAGTTTGAAAACCCTTATGGAATTGGTAAATTATCAGAAGAGGAATTAGAAGTTTTCAATTTAAAAAAAGAAATTAATACCGCTAAATTATCAAAAGATTTAAAAAGTGAAAAATATCTCCTGAGAAGATTAATCTGGAAATTCTCTGATGTAAACAACTATAGAGGTGTTGTGGAAACTGCCGAGGCATATTTAAAACGATTTGATGACCAAGACGAGTCTGTTTTGAATATGCTTTACATAGGTAATAAAAATTTAGGTCGATTAAAAGCGGCAAAAAAAGCATTAGAAAAAGCTTTATTATTAAACCCAAACGCACCTTATTTACATTACAATAAATCATTACTCATTGGAGAAAACGATAAACAAGAAGCTCTAAACTATTTAGAGGGCTTAAATGAACATGTTAAGAGTGATATTGAGATAACTTGCAGAATAGTTAAATTGAAAAATGATTTAGGTCAAGATGTAAATTCAGAGGCAAAAGATTTAGTACATCACTATAAGAATAAACCAGGCGACTTTACAAAATTTAGCAAAAGACATCTTCTATCAAGCATATTTGAGATTGTAGAAGAACCTTATGCATATGTCGACCCTAAAGTTCAAAAGAAGATTTCTGACCAAAAAAATTATTTAGATACCAACAACTTACCTTTCTAA
- a CDS encoding YcjF family protein, producing the protein MELLTKAKAKIKAEVSDIENRTDLTDEEKVSQIIKVFSVFCAAIAVQPIPFADIFVLTPIQGYMGKKLADIRGYDISEAGATEVFKEIAGLVGLGFLAQQLAIGAYKTVLPFLGAITTIPLVYGLTFGIGRVMDYYFLKKIKGEKIDKETLKDIFKKAKAEGKKSAKENKDEINKRKKEL; encoded by the coding sequence ATGGAATTATTAACAAAAGCAAAAGCCAAAATAAAGGCAGAGGTTTCTGATATCGAAAACAGAACCGATTTAACAGATGAAGAAAAAGTTTCTCAAATCATAAAAGTATTTAGTGTGTTTTGTGCAGCCATTGCTGTACAACCTATTCCATTTGCAGATATTTTTGTGCTTACCCCGATTCAAGGTTATATGGGTAAAAAGTTGGCAGACATTAGAGGGTATGACATTTCAGAAGCTGGAGCTACAGAAGTATTCAAAGAAATAGCTGGCTTGGTAGGGTTAGGTTTTTTAGCACAGCAATTGGCTATTGGTGCCTATAAAACAGTATTACCTTTTTTAGGAGCCATCACCACAATTCCATTAGTTTATGGTCTAACTTTTGGTATAGGTAGAGTAATGGACTACTATTTTCTTAAAAAAATAAAAGGAGAAAAAATAGACAAAGAAACTTTAAAGGACATCTTTAAAAAAGCAAAAGCAGAAGGTAAAAAATCTGCCAAAGAAAATAAAGACGAAATAAACAAACGAAAAAAAGAGCTCTAG
- a CDS encoding WYL domain-containing protein: MYVKAQVKKAIIDKRNIFIKYRKFDGDISERLVSDLDYNNSYTDDGFYNDHIKGFCHLRGEERTFRVSRITSITLL, encoded by the coding sequence ATGTATGTTAAAGCACAAGTTAAAAAAGCGATAATAGATAAAAGAAATATTTTTATAAAATATAGAAAATTTGATGGTGATATAAGTGAAAGGTTGGTGAGTGATTTAGATTACAATAATTCATATACTGATGATGGTTTCTATAACGACCACATTAAAGGGTTTTGTCATTTAAGAGGTGAAGAAAGAACATTTAGAGTCAGCAGAATAACATCAATTACTTTATTATAA